The window TTCGGGGATTGGAGTCGAAGAAACATACTTAATCTAATGAAAATATTGCAATGCTTTGAAAAGTTATCAGGCTTAAGAGTCAACTTTGCAAAAAGCTGCCTTTTTGGTATTGGTGTCTCTGCGCAATGCATTGAAGCATCAGCCTTGGCAATTGGATGTAAAACGGGATGCTTTCCAATGAACTACCTTGGGCTACCGATCGGATCGAAAATGAACAAACTGAAGGACTGGGATCCATACCTTGAAAAATTCCGAGGACGATTATCGGATTGGAAATCAAAATCGATGTCATTTGGTGGTCGACTCACGCTCATAAAGTCGGTACTCAGTAGTCTTCCGTTATATGCCTTTTCCCTATTCCGTGCTTCAGAGGGTGTCAAAAATCTGCTAGAAGGTGTACGTAAGAATTTTTTTTCGGGCAGCTCGGGGGAAATCAGAAACGTGTCTTGAGTGAGCTGAGAGACTATTCTTTCGCCTTATGTGAAGGGTGGTCTAAATGTCGGATCTTTAAAAGTACATAACCTTGCTCTATTGGGAAAACGGTGGTGGCGTTTCCGGGTCGAAAAAAATGTTTTTTGGGTAAATATCATTAAAAGTATATATGGCCGGGAAGGGGGTTGGGCGCGTACACACCTACACGTACAACAAAAAAAGGCACTACCTGGAATTCGATACTAAAGATTGATCTTACTTTGCGAAAATTAAATATTGAATTCCCTTGTTCGATGGTTAAAAAAGTCAGTAACGGGAGGGATACGTTATTTTGGGAAGATGTTTAGCTTGATGATACTCTGTTGTGTGAAAGGTTTCCAAGACTTTAAGGTTAGAATCAAGAAGACGGGTGTCGTTAAGCAACTGTGTGAGCAAGGATAGGAATTTTAATTGGCAATGGTCGAGGATTCCAAGTGGGAGAACTGAAGGAGGATTAGTGCAGCTTGAGAACATTGTAAAAAGTACTCGTTTGAGGAGGATAACGAAGACTCATGGGTATGGAGATGGCACTCTTCGGGGAAGTTCACAACACAGATGTTCACAAAGCTGTTGGATGACAAGATACTACAAAACTCGTTCCTGACAAATGAAACAGCTCGAAACAATTTCCTACTGCAAAAGATAGGGATTTTCATTTGGCGCTCAAAACTTCAACGAATTCCGGTATGTGTGGAATTGGACAAAAGGGGTGTGGACCTCGATACGATCCTCTGCCCCGTCTTCAAAACTGAAACTGAAACAGTGGAACATGCACTTCTATTGTGTTCAACAGCAAAAGATTTATGGGAGCGTGTTTTCAAGTGGTGGAATGTTAGATCGAGTCAATATTCGGGTCTATGTGACATGTTCAATGGCATTATTCCTGGTACGAATACAAACATACGTTCGAAATTATGGCAAGCTATAGAGTGGGTGGGTGGTTATATGCTATGGAGAAACCGGAACTTAAAAGCATTCGAAAAAAAAGAGTTGGACCGTTCCGATGATATTCAATGAGATCCAAGCAAAAAGTTTTGTTTGGATATCCGCAAGGTCACCAAAAGTATCCTTAGATTGGAATCAATGGTTAGTCAATCCAAGCGTCTATGATGATCATGGTTGACTCCTCCTCGCATACTCATCGTTACAATCGAGTTGTTAGACACATTGTAGAAGTCGAGTATTACAAGTCTACTAGCATTGTTTTTAGTTTCTGTGATAGGTTCTTAAATGAATCCTCTGCATTTTGTATGTATCTCTTTGTATCTTTAATTTCCAATTTAATGAATTTGTTTTGCCTTTcaggaaaaagaaagaaaaaaaataccaTCTGTCTTTTTCTTATAAGATGCATTTTTTTCACAATTAAAACGTTATAAAACGTTTGATTAGTACAAATTAAAAGGTCATGTGTACCCATTGAAACCCATTAATGTTGTCATCCAAACCTTCAAATGTTTGAAGGACGATAAGAAAACGTGACTCAATTTTATGTTACAGTATAAACATATGTCGACAGCCACCTGCCAAAATTTAATAAAAAGGATAATGAACTGAGATATGGCTATTACAACTTTTATAAAATTACTCCTGCTTGCTTCTTTTCACACACATAAATAAATTTTTGTATAATATATGTAAGTTGCAATTATATGATTACATCTTATTAAACTTACATATTTTCAAATTTTAATAAGATtgaaaaaataaaacaaaataaaacaaaaaacGAAAAATCAATGGAAATGATACCACCGAGACATTGCCCGAGCGGAATATGAAAGGGACGGCCTGTTGTCATCAACGAGTAGGCGCATGTTCGATACCAATGGCCGGGATTTAATTGGTATCACCGGCAATTAGCTTCTCGGAGGGGGTTTTCTCAACCTTCAATCGTACTACCAGGATTGTTGCGATTtgagtttcctcctaacgcgtgtgtggatAGCATATGATTGCAAAAGTGATTAAGTCTCCTCTGGATAATGCCGACACTCtcataaaaaaaatgaaaaggaaATTATAGTTTGCGCAGCCGTGGGCAAAATATAGTGTTTTTGATTAGCCATAAATTAATGCAGTGGAATTCTTTGACTGGATTGCTTGATTCCCACAGATAGACAAATACATGCAGTCCAATAATTGATACACTCCCAACTGTTCATCATATCATAACTTATACCACTGTTTTTagcattttaatttataaaaacgtTAAAATTTATTTTCTATGTTACTATGAGTTTTCTTTGTGTATATTTATGGTTAATATTTTTATGTGTATAACGATCCGAAAAGATAATCTAAGACCAATTTGATAATAAAGGTAATATGAGTTTTGTTAATGACCGAAAGAAATACGATTTTTAATTTGACACAAAAAGGACTACAAATTCAAAAAAGTGTGAAATTGAGGGTAACATCTTCAAAAATTCATTAATGATCGTTAGTAAAAATACGCAGTTGGTCCCTAAAGTTTCTTAAAAAGTTGcaccaaacatcatcatcatcatcatctcatcaccACCATCGTCATTTCATGGCAGCCGATGTGTTCTTCTATCAATCAATCATCGTCATCTCATCACCACCATCATTTACTCTATCAATCGATCGGGTCATGTCAGCCGATGTGTTCTTCAATTTTGCAGATTCCGACGGCCAGAGGTGGTGGTCGATGGTGGCTCATGGCGGCTTACATTGTATCTAGCTCAAAACACGACCAAAATCCACTAAATTATGCAGATTGTAGCGTATTAACATTCTAAACATAACTCCATACTCAAATTTCTCAAAACCACAACAAACATCAAGAACAATCTGATTTCAGTTtccttttttttttcaaaactaaaaATGTCCAGATCTTGATCAAAACCTGGAATTAGAATCTGAGATCTCGAGGATATAATCACTAAGTGATTATCAA of the Rutidosis leptorrhynchoides isolate AG116_Rl617_1_P2 chromosome 5, CSIRO_AGI_Rlap_v1, whole genome shotgun sequence genome contains:
- the LOC139848531 gene encoding uncharacterized protein, whose amino-acid sequence is MFTKLLDDKILQNSFLTNETARNNFLLQKIGIFIWRSKLQRIPVCVELDKRGVDLDTILCPVFKTETETVEHALLLCSTAKDLWERVFKWWNVRSSQYSGLCDMFNGIIPGTNTNIRSKLWQAIEWVGGYMLWRNRNLKAFEKKELDRSDDIQ